A stretch of Microbacterium sp. LWH3-1.2 DNA encodes these proteins:
- the mraZ gene encoding division/cell wall cluster transcriptional repressor MraZ: MLLGTHTPKLDDKGRVILPAKFRDDLGGGVVVTRGQDRCLYVFSEKEFERVHDRIREAPLANKQARDFLRMFLSGASAEKPDSQNRITIPPPLRAYAGLERDLVVTGVGAHAEIWDATAWNTYAEANEESYAELEQEVIPGLF, translated from the coding sequence ATGCTTTTGGGCACGCACACACCCAAGCTCGATGACAAAGGGCGCGTCATCCTCCCGGCGAAGTTCCGCGACGACCTTGGTGGGGGTGTCGTCGTGACGCGCGGACAGGATCGCTGCCTGTACGTGTTCAGCGAGAAGGAGTTCGAGCGGGTGCACGACCGCATCCGTGAGGCGCCGCTCGCGAACAAGCAGGCGCGCGACTTCCTGCGCATGTTCCTCTCGGGCGCGAGCGCCGAGAAGCCCGACAGTCAGAACCGCATCACGATCCCCCCTCCGCTGCGCGCATACGCCGGCTTGGAGCGCGACCTCGTCGTCACCGGCGTAGGCGCTCATGCCGAGATCTGGGACGCCACGGCGTGGAACACCTACGCCGAGGCCAACGAAGAGAGCTACGCCGAGCTGGAGCAGGAGGTGATTCCGGGCCTGTTCTGA
- a CDS encoding DUF3040 domain-containing protein: MPLSEQEQRLLDEMERHLMRNDADVVSAPRDGRTLSYRNIVYGTILVLVGLGGLIVGVSQQLIVVGVIGFVVMLGGVLLAVTPGRGPGKVRVEPDRPAKPQNSSSFMDRMNDRWDKRQEER; this comes from the coding sequence ATGCCACTCTCCGAACAGGAGCAGCGCCTGCTGGACGAGATGGAACGCCATCTCATGCGCAACGACGCGGATGTCGTCAGCGCGCCCCGCGACGGACGCACTCTGAGCTATCGCAACATCGTCTACGGCACGATCCTCGTGCTGGTCGGGCTCGGCGGTCTGATCGTCGGGGTGTCGCAGCAGTTGATCGTCGTCGGCGTGATCGGATTCGTCGTGATGCTGGGCGGGGTCCTCCTCGCCGTCACTCCCGGGCGTGGCCCCGGCAAGGTGAGAGTCGAACCCGACCGACCCGCCAAACCCCAGAACAGCTCTTCGTTCATGGACCGCATGAACGATCGCTGGGACAAGCGGCAGGAGGAGCGCTGA